A single region of the Bifidobacterium asteroides DSM 20089 genome encodes:
- the rpsG gene encoding 30S ribosomal protein S7: protein MSRKGPAKKHQLLPDPIYGSTVVAQLINKILLDGKKSIAENIVYTALEQVKEKTDQEPVAVLKRALDNIRPSLEVRSRRVGGATYQVPVEVKPNRANTLSLRWLTDYSRARREKTMSERLANEILDASNGLGAAVKRREDTHKMAEANKAFAHYRW from the coding sequence ATGTCACGCAAAGGACCAGCTAAAAAGCACCAGCTCCTGCCCGATCCCATCTACGGTTCCACCGTGGTGGCCCAGCTGATCAACAAGATCCTGCTGGACGGCAAGAAGTCCATCGCCGAGAACATCGTCTACACCGCCCTGGAGCAGGTCAAGGAGAAGACCGACCAGGAGCCCGTGGCCGTGCTCAAGCGAGCCCTGGACAACATTCGTCCCAGCCTGGAGGTCCGCAGCCGTCGTGTCGGCGGCGCCACCTACCAAGTCCCCGTCGAGGTCAAGCCGAACCGCGCCAATACGCTCTCGTTGCGGTGGCTGACCGATTACAGCCGCGCCCGTCGTGAGAAGACCATGTCGGAGCGGCTGGCCAACGAGATCCTTGACGCCTCCAACGGCCTGGGTGCCGCGGTCAAGCGCCGCGAGGACACCCACAAGATGGCCGAGGCCAACAAGGCGTTCGCCCACTATCGCTGGTAA
- the rpsL gene encoding 30S ribosomal protein S12: protein MPTIEQLVRKGRKAKPRKSKTLALKGSPLRRGVCTRVYTTTPKKPNSALRKVARVRLSSGIEVSAYIPGEGHNLQEHSIVLVRGGRVKDLPGVRYHIVRGALDTQGVKDRKQGRSLYGAKKAK from the coding sequence TTGCCAACAATTGAACAGCTCGTCCGCAAAGGGCGCAAGGCCAAGCCTCGCAAGTCGAAGACTTTGGCACTCAAGGGCAGCCCGCTGCGTCGCGGCGTGTGCACCCGTGTCTACACCACCACACCCAAGAAGCCGAATTCGGCTCTGCGTAAGGTTGCCCGTGTCCGTCTGAGCTCCGGCATTGAGGTTTCCGCCTACATCCCCGGCGAGGGCCACAACCTGCAGGAGCACTCCATCGTGCTGGTGCGCGGCGGACGTGTCAAGGATCTGCCCGGCGTGCGCTACCACATCGTGCGCGGTGCGCTGGATACCCAGGGAGTCAAGGATCGCAAGCAGGGCCGTTCCCTGTACGGAGCAAAGAAGGCCAAGTAA
- a CDS encoding DUF488 domain-containing protein, with protein sequence MNHTGSWFRRQMMGQVDIKRVYEQAADEDGVRILVDRLWPRGISKERAALSGWLKDVAPSPDLRRWWHHDPDRFEDFARRYRTELDDNPALEDLLSIVREHDRTTLVYAAKDPAVNHALILRDYIRQALEKEDK encoded by the coding sequence ATGAATCATACGGGTTCCTGGTTCAGGAGGCAGATGATGGGTCAGGTGGATATCAAGCGCGTATACGAGCAGGCTGCTGACGAAGACGGGGTCCGCATTCTGGTCGACAGACTCTGGCCGCGCGGTATCAGCAAGGAGCGGGCAGCCCTGTCCGGCTGGCTCAAGGATGTTGCACCCAGTCCGGATCTGCGGCGCTGGTGGCACCATGATCCTGACCGATTCGAGGACTTCGCCCGCCGCTACCGCACTGAGCTGGACGATAACCCCGCCTTGGAGGATCTGCTGAGCATCGTACGCGAACACGATCGGACGACACTGGTCTATGCGGCCAAGGATCCAGCCGTCAACCATGCCCTGATCCTGCGCGACTACATCCGCCAGGCTCTTGAGAAGGAAGACAAGTAA
- a CDS encoding YwiC-like family protein has translation MSMLTDADKGKAAGSSGSRPNPQARKSTKSTRSGSKGRQWRRLWIPDQIGGWAMALMPGLAGLLVGGPTWRSLLLMVAWAFCYCFEFTGSRWMVSHRAARFAPPALGYALLTAVTGLILLVGTPGLLRWAPLYLILGVLNFAAAWMRTERSWWNDTVAVIAACTLCLIAVSLGSRFQKPGPGLESANTGYFGCQPNPAVDCFASGFLPSAALPSVGVVSAAVFAVTQFGSVIFVKTMIRERGKTWCYLLSLAWNLALCLIGVVMVRTAGWWPLLTALVLLVRAALLPAISRRRRIPVLYVGLVECATSLLVFILVIAQADVMTASLTGLLGV, from the coding sequence ATGAGTATGCTTACAGACGCAGACAAGGGCAAGGCCGCCGGATCAAGCGGCAGCAGACCAAACCCTCAAGCCCGCAAATCGACAAAATCGACCAGATCTGGATCCAAGGGACGGCAGTGGCGGCGCCTGTGGATACCCGACCAGATTGGCGGTTGGGCCATGGCCTTGATGCCGGGCCTGGCCGGTCTGCTGGTCGGAGGCCCAACCTGGAGGAGCCTGCTGCTCATGGTCGCCTGGGCCTTCTGCTACTGCTTTGAATTCACCGGTTCACGATGGATGGTCTCGCACCGAGCCGCCAGATTCGCGCCACCAGCTCTGGGATACGCTCTGCTCACGGCCGTGACCGGACTGATCCTATTGGTCGGCACCCCTGGGCTCCTGCGATGGGCGCCGCTCTACCTGATCCTAGGCGTGTTGAATTTTGCCGCCGCCTGGATGCGCACGGAACGCTCCTGGTGGAACGATACCGTGGCCGTGATTGCGGCCTGCACGCTCTGTTTGATCGCCGTCTCCCTAGGGTCACGATTCCAGAAGCCGGGACCAGGACTGGAAAGTGCCAACACCGGCTATTTCGGATGTCAGCCGAATCCTGCTGTGGACTGCTTCGCCAGTGGATTCCTGCCAAGCGCCGCCCTGCCGTCGGTTGGAGTGGTCAGTGCAGCTGTCTTCGCTGTAACCCAGTTCGGTTCGGTCATCTTCGTCAAGACCATGATTCGCGAGCGCGGCAAGACCTGGTGCTACCTGCTTTCGCTGGCTTGGAACCTGGCCCTCTGCCTGATTGGAGTTGTCATGGTACGCACCGCAGGATGGTGGCCTCTGTTGACGGCCCTGGTTCTCTTGGTGCGCGCAGCCCTACTACCTGCCATCTCCCGTCGTCGGCGTATTCCTGTGCTGTATGTGGGCCTGGTCGAATGCGCAACCAGCCTTCTCGTCTTCATTCTGGTGATTGCACAGGCTGACGTGATGACCGCGTCTCTGACAGGCCTGCTTGGCGTATGA
- a CDS encoding DNA-deoxyinosine glycosylase, whose protein sequence is MTAGSVTHVTHEFGPVWDHRSRVLILGSIPSPSSRDAGFYYMFPHNRFWPVLAALFHQPVPEPDPAVRARFVLNHYIALWDVIQECEIHGASDASITNVVPTDIAGLLDRAPIDTIFTTGRKAGQLYRRYCLPDLEKKGYRPTMINLPSTSPANAAMSLADLIKAYQPVSKVLYGKEPDRQDNHNDYGK, encoded by the coding sequence ATGACTGCGGGTTCAGTCACTCACGTCACCCACGAGTTCGGCCCTGTCTGGGACCACCGTTCCCGTGTGCTGATCCTGGGATCCATTCCCAGCCCGAGTTCGCGCGATGCTGGCTTCTACTACATGTTTCCGCACAACCGCTTCTGGCCCGTGCTGGCTGCGCTCTTCCACCAGCCTGTTCCAGAGCCCGATCCGGCGGTCCGTGCTAGGTTTGTCCTAAATCACTACATAGCACTCTGGGATGTCATCCAGGAATGCGAAATCCATGGTGCCTCCGATGCTTCAATCACCAATGTCGTACCTACCGACATCGCCGGCTTGCTGGACCGTGCGCCTATCGACACCATATTCACTACAGGACGCAAGGCCGGTCAGCTTTACCGTCGCTACTGCCTGCCGGATCTGGAGAAGAAGGGGTATCGACCTACGATGATCAATCTGCCATCCACCAGCCCTGCCAACGCCGCCATGAGTCTGGCTGATTTGATCAAGGCCTACCAGCCCGTAAGCAAAGTGCTCTACGGTAAGGAGCCTGACAGGCAAGACAATCACAACGATTATGGCAAATAG
- a CDS encoding ASCH domain-containing protein: MANRQIPTVKAQDVANLPKDEFAFPGPERDRLVEAILDGRKAATTSLMAEFIHDHEPLPSSGRRTVLVDSDDQPLAVLRYASVSVTRLGLVTLQHVLNEGEGYRSLTQWREAHESFWTSENMRQALDDPNFIVDDQTLVVLEAFYVEAMVVN, encoded by the coding sequence ATGGCAAATAGACAAATACCAACGGTCAAAGCCCAGGATGTTGCGAATCTTCCCAAGGATGAATTCGCCTTCCCCGGTCCGGAACGTGATCGCCTGGTGGAAGCAATCCTGGATGGGCGCAAAGCTGCTACGACCAGCCTTATGGCAGAGTTCATCCATGATCATGAACCACTCCCCTCCTCCGGCCGACGAACGGTTCTGGTGGACTCAGACGACCAGCCGCTTGCAGTCCTCAGATATGCCTCGGTAAGCGTGACCCGACTTGGCCTGGTCACGCTGCAGCATGTTCTGAACGAAGGAGAAGGCTATAGAAGCCTTACTCAGTGGCGCGAGGCTCATGAGTCCTTCTGGACCTCAGAAAACATGCGACAAGCGCTGGATGATCCGAACTTCATCGTCGATGATCAGACCCTGGTGGTGCTGGAGGCTTTTTATGTAGAGGCCATGGTCGTGAACTGA
- a CDS encoding carboxymuconolactone decarboxylase family protein, whose translation MATKQTAGREQLGEFAPQFAALNDDVLFGEVWDDEQALSAHDRSMITIAALIAMGSAEQLDAHLNIGKKNGITKDEIAAEITHLAFYAGWPKAWSAFNRAKQIWQNDG comes from the coding sequence ATGGCCACAAAGCAAACAGCAGGAAGAGAGCAGTTGGGCGAATTCGCTCCTCAGTTCGCAGCTCTGAATGACGATGTTCTATTCGGCGAAGTCTGGGATGATGAACAAGCACTGTCCGCGCATGACAGAAGCATGATCACCATAGCCGCATTGATTGCCATGGGTAGCGCAGAACAGCTCGACGCTCACCTGAACATCGGGAAAAAGAACGGCATCACCAAGGACGAGATAGCAGCGGAAATCACCCATCTGGCCTTCTACGCAGGCTGGCCGAAGGCCTGGTCGGCTTTCAACCGCGCCAAGCAAATCTGGCAAAATGACGGCTGA
- a CDS encoding NAD(P)H-dependent oxidoreductase has translation MRSGQIDIPGEQAFVKGCDRLVWQFPIYWYSCPPLLKEWEDLVLTYGWAYGTHGDAMKGKELMLAVSVGSAGENYDHEGEFGYTVDELLAPFKATSNLIGTVYRKPFILTGVSSGMSDQSLEKAAKNYLSCLQNDWPAQ, from the coding sequence TTGCGCTCAGGCCAAATCGACATTCCTGGCGAGCAAGCATTCGTCAAAGGCTGTGACCGTCTGGTATGGCAGTTTCCCATCTATTGGTACAGCTGCCCTCCGCTGCTCAAGGAGTGGGAAGACCTGGTGCTCACCTACGGATGGGCCTATGGTACCCATGGCGACGCCATGAAAGGCAAGGAACTCATGCTTGCCGTCTCGGTCGGCTCTGCTGGAGAGAACTATGACCATGAGGGTGAATTCGGCTATACAGTCGACGAGCTCCTGGCTCCGTTCAAAGCTACCAGCAATCTCATCGGAACTGTCTATCGGAAGCCTTTCATTCTGACCGGCGTTAGCTCCGGCATGAGCGATCAGAGCCTGGAAAAGGCAGCCAAGAATTATTTGAGCTGTCTGCAAAACGACTGGCCAGCACAATAG
- a CDS encoding NAD(P) transhydrogenase subunit alpha, whose product MSGPEQPHVTFGVLKETDKEESRVALTPDIVTRLTRQDITCLLESGAGAQAGFRDEDYQQTGAIITDRNTVLSKSQVLGFVNRPDSSLLKRIPAGTWIIGMLGSLSDSDYIKSLEAAGLTGIAMERLPRQLSSAQSMDEMTSQNSVMGYKAALVAADAYGSFFPMMTTAAGTIRPAKVLVLGAGIAGLQAIGTAKRLGAVVTAYDVRPASRQEVESLGAKFLDLGLDLSKGQGQGGYARQLTDQEQAQQQAAVDAKAAGFDVVITTAKVPGGKPPRLLSAKGVANLHPGAVVVDCAASDLGGNVEGSHVGTRTTDKGVIMIGAPYLASGVATTASNLLSRNVADVLVHFLRDGALSIKADDEIDQALIVTGAAESGTHGSADVPDAEETGEKGQEQ is encoded by the coding sequence ATGAGTGGACCAGAACAACCTCACGTAACCTTCGGGGTCCTCAAGGAGACAGACAAGGAGGAGTCGCGCGTGGCTCTGACGCCTGACATCGTGACCCGGCTGACCAGGCAAGATATTACCTGCCTACTGGAGTCCGGGGCCGGGGCCCAAGCCGGCTTCCGGGATGAGGACTACCAGCAGACGGGAGCCATAATCACCGACAGGAACACCGTCCTATCCAAATCACAGGTCCTGGGTTTTGTCAACAGACCTGATAGCTCCTTGCTGAAGCGGATTCCAGCCGGAACATGGATCATCGGCATGCTGGGGTCTTTGAGCGACAGCGACTACATCAAGTCCTTGGAGGCGGCCGGGCTTACAGGAATCGCTATGGAGCGCCTCCCCCGACAGCTCAGCTCCGCCCAGTCCATGGATGAGATGACCTCGCAGAACTCGGTCATGGGATACAAGGCGGCTCTGGTGGCTGCCGATGCCTATGGATCCTTCTTCCCCATGATGACCACTGCGGCAGGGACCATCCGACCAGCCAAGGTTCTGGTCCTGGGCGCGGGGATTGCAGGCCTGCAGGCCATCGGGACCGCAAAACGCCTGGGAGCCGTGGTCACCGCCTATGATGTCAGGCCCGCTTCCAGGCAGGAGGTGGAATCCTTGGGAGCCAAGTTCCTCGACTTGGGACTGGACTTATCCAAGGGACAGGGCCAGGGCGGCTATGCACGGCAGCTGACCGACCAGGAACAGGCCCAGCAGCAGGCTGCGGTGGATGCCAAAGCGGCAGGCTTCGATGTGGTCATCACCACAGCCAAGGTTCCAGGCGGAAAACCTCCCCGCCTCCTGAGCGCCAAGGGTGTGGCCAACCTGCATCCCGGAGCCGTGGTCGTGGATTGCGCTGCCAGCGACCTGGGCGGCAATGTCGAGGGTTCACATGTAGGGACCAGGACCACCGACAAGGGTGTCATCATGATCGGGGCACCATACCTGGCCAGCGGCGTAGCCACGACGGCCTCCAACCTTCTGTCCAGAAATGTAGCGGACGTGCTGGTGCACTTCCTTCGCGATGGCGCGCTCAGTATCAAGGCGGATGACGAGATTGACCAAGCACTGATTGTAACTGGAGCAGCCGAATCCGGCACACATGGAAGCGCGGATGTTCCAGATGCCGAAGAGACCGGGGAGAAAGGTCAAGAGCAATGA
- a CDS encoding NAD(P) transhydrogenase subunit alpha, with protein MNSLVIAITLFILALLIGVEVIGKVPATLHTPLMSGANSIHGIVIVGVVIIAAEAHSPLSYVLIFLAAVLGAMNVVGGYVVTDRMLEMFKSSKPDKGKDKASQDEQASSVTTQTAKNEGADK; from the coding sequence ATGAATTCTTTGGTCATAGCAATTACGCTTTTCATTCTGGCCCTGCTGATTGGCGTAGAGGTGATTGGCAAGGTTCCGGCCACGCTTCACACACCGCTCATGTCGGGTGCCAACTCCATTCATGGCATTGTGATCGTCGGGGTGGTCATCATCGCGGCGGAGGCACACTCCCCGCTTTCCTACGTACTTATATTCCTGGCTGCCGTCCTTGGCGCCATGAACGTGGTGGGCGGCTACGTGGTGACCGACAGGATGCTGGAAATGTTCAAGTCCTCAAAACCCGACAAGGGGAAGGATAAGGCCAGCCAGGACGAACAGGCTTCGTCCGTCACGACTCAGACCGCCAAGAACGAGGGAGCCGACAAGTGA
- a CDS encoding NAD(P)(+) transhydrogenase (Re/Si-specific) subunit beta, producing the protein MNTLDIITWFVYLLSSVMFVMGLHYMNSPKTARTGNRISAAGMVIAVAMAFIHLFATGFTSSLAIVLLVLGILIGSAAGVYSAKKVKMTDMPQLVSVFNTVGGGAAALVALNDILTSEGAPTLVVLITAGLGVVIGSITFTGSLIAAGKLQGISLIKNLKLPAKAVWNVLFALLTVLCLVMLCLNPVNRTLWAILTAIFALGYGLVFVIPIGGADMPVVISVLNACTGTAVAMNGLAIDNVALIVAGALVGAAGATLSVLMAQAMNRPLLSVLAGGFGSSSTSAAQDSSAQGTMRETTPDDVAVQLVYADKVIFVPGFGLAQAQAQRELADLGELLKGRGVDVSYAIHPVAGRMPGHMNVLLAEANVPYEELIDLDDINPQFPSANVALVVGANDVTNPAARRPGTAVSGMPILDVDKAQHVVVLKRGRGKGYAGIENELYFNPNTQMLFNDAKVSLQAIIASVKELIA; encoded by the coding sequence GTGAATACCCTCGACATCATCACCTGGTTCGTCTACCTCCTTTCCTCGGTCATGTTCGTCATGGGCCTGCACTACATGAATTCCCCCAAGACGGCCCGTACAGGCAATCGGATTTCAGCCGCAGGCATGGTCATCGCCGTGGCCATGGCCTTCATCCACCTGTTCGCCACCGGTTTCACCTCTTCCCTGGCCATCGTTCTGCTCGTGCTCGGCATTCTGATCGGATCCGCAGCAGGAGTCTACTCGGCCAAGAAGGTGAAAATGACGGACATGCCTCAGCTGGTTTCCGTCTTCAACACGGTCGGCGGCGGCGCTGCAGCCCTGGTCGCTCTGAACGACATACTGACTTCTGAGGGCGCCCCGACTCTGGTGGTGCTGATCACCGCCGGCCTGGGCGTGGTCATCGGTTCCATCACCTTCACCGGCTCCCTGATAGCTGCCGGCAAGCTCCAGGGCATCAGCCTGATCAAAAACCTGAAGCTGCCAGCAAAGGCCGTCTGGAATGTGCTTTTCGCTTTATTGACGGTCCTTTGCCTGGTCATGCTCTGCCTGAATCCTGTCAATCGGACCCTATGGGCCATCCTCACAGCCATCTTCGCCCTAGGCTACGGACTGGTCTTCGTCATCCCCATCGGCGGTGCCGACATGCCAGTGGTCATCTCTGTTTTGAACGCCTGCACCGGCACAGCTGTAGCCATGAACGGCCTGGCCATTGACAATGTGGCTCTGATCGTGGCAGGCGCTTTGGTCGGCGCAGCAGGTGCCACCCTATCCGTCCTGATGGCCCAGGCCATGAACAGGCCGCTCCTGAGCGTTCTGGCAGGAGGATTCGGGAGCTCCTCGACCAGTGCCGCCCAGGATTCGAGCGCCCAAGGAACCATGAGGGAGACTACACCCGACGATGTAGCCGTTCAGCTGGTCTATGCCGACAAGGTCATCTTCGTCCCCGGCTTTGGTCTGGCTCAGGCCCAGGCCCAGCGTGAACTGGCCGACCTGGGCGAACTGCTCAAGGGGCGTGGCGTGGATGTATCCTATGCCATCCATCCGGTGGCCGGCCGTATGCCCGGACACATGAACGTCCTCTTGGCCGAGGCCAACGTTCCCTATGAAGAATTGATCGACCTAGACGACATCAATCCCCAGTTCCCATCAGCCAATGTTGCCTTGGTTGTCGGCGCCAATGACGTGACCAACCCGGCTGCACGCCGGCCAGGGACTGCAGTCTCGGGCATGCCCATCCTGGACGTTGACAAGGCCCAGCATGTTGTCGTCCTCAAGCGAGGTCGCGGCAAGGGCTATGCAGGCATCGAAAACGAGCTGTACTTCAACCCAAATACGCAGATGCTCTTCAATGATGCCAAGGTCAGCCTTCAGGCGATCATTGCATCGGTCAAGGAACTCATCGCCTGA
- a CDS encoding threonine aldolase family protein, with the protein MLSFVNDYSEGAHPAVLQRLIDTNMEHLPGYGKDRYCSSAAQKIAYACGCPQAQVYFLAGGTQTNQVVTSCLLKSYQGVVAADTGHVNVHEAGAIEAVGHKVLTIRGEQGKIRAEDLDAFLEGFYADGNHEQMVFPGMVYISYPTEYGTLYTRQELEDLSQTCREYKIPLYLDGARLGYGLVAPGTDVDLTDIARLCDVFYIGGTKVGALCGEAVVFPKGNAPEHFSTMIKRRGALLAKGRLLGVQFDALFTDDLYSRISRNAIQTAAMIKKALREKGYQIVMDSPTNQTFVRLDNERMEELSRQVAFDFWERSDAAHTVIRLATSWATTVEDTQALIDLL; encoded by the coding sequence ATGCTGTCATTCGTCAACGACTATTCCGAGGGTGCACATCCCGCAGTCCTGCAGCGGCTGATCGACACCAACATGGAGCACCTTCCCGGGTACGGCAAGGATCGGTACTGCTCCTCCGCTGCTCAGAAGATCGCCTACGCCTGTGGCTGCCCGCAAGCGCAGGTCTATTTCCTGGCTGGTGGGACCCAGACCAACCAGGTCGTCACCTCCTGCCTGCTGAAGTCCTACCAGGGAGTGGTCGCTGCGGATACTGGCCATGTCAATGTCCATGAGGCCGGCGCCATCGAAGCCGTAGGCCACAAGGTTCTGACAATTCGCGGCGAACAGGGCAAGATTCGCGCAGAGGACCTTGACGCTTTTCTGGAAGGCTTCTATGCCGACGGAAACCATGAGCAGATGGTCTTCCCCGGCATGGTCTACATCTCATATCCCACCGAGTATGGGACCCTCTACACTCGTCAGGAGCTGGAAGACCTCTCGCAGACCTGTCGGGAATACAAGATTCCGCTCTACCTGGACGGGGCCAGGTTGGGATACGGACTGGTCGCGCCTGGAACCGACGTCGACCTGACGGACATAGCCCGTCTCTGCGACGTCTTCTACATCGGCGGTACCAAGGTGGGCGCACTCTGCGGCGAAGCGGTGGTCTTCCCCAAGGGGAATGCCCCCGAGCATTTCAGCACCATGATCAAAAGAAGGGGAGCCCTCCTGGCCAAGGGACGGCTCCTGGGGGTACAGTTCGATGCCCTCTTTACCGACGACCTCTACTCACGAATCAGCCGCAACGCCATCCAGACAGCAGCGATGATCAAAAAGGCCCTGCGGGAGAAAGGGTATCAGATTGTCATGGACTCCCCCACCAATCAGACCTTCGTCCGCCTGGACAATGAGCGTATGGAGGAACTGTCCAGGCAGGTCGCCTTCGACTTCTGGGAACGCAGCGATGCCGCCCACACGGTAATCCGACTGGCAACCTCCTGGGCGACAACCGTCGAGGACACCCAGGCTCTGATCGATCTGCTGTAA
- a CDS encoding NAD(P)-dependent alcohol dehydrogenase, with product MKAVVFEEFNTFPTLKEVPEPTPGSGEVLLKVAGAGCCHSDVSVFQDYTPETGSHTKPPFILGHETTGWVEEVGPDVTGFKKGDAYIVYGPTGCGHCPHCVAGQENYCSSAATNKSLALGLGRDGGMAEYMTVPARNLVPLGDADPIGAAPLADAALTPYHAIRAAMPHLNGGGKYALVIGLGGLGQIAIQILHALTGATVIATDTKPEALAKAEAKGAIPVVSDEHQVENIRKITHGEGVDAAFDFVGVAPTIAAAQASGGPGSRVTVVGIAGGKAEYDWYSKPWEQELLGVYWGSIPELYDVANMYRNGQIETEIETYSLDNALDAYHKLVDNKLSARAVIVPHTKA from the coding sequence ATGAAAGCCGTTGTTTTCGAAGAATTCAACACCTTCCCCACCCTCAAGGAAGTGCCGGAGCCGACTCCCGGGAGCGGCGAGGTTCTCCTCAAGGTGGCTGGTGCAGGTTGCTGCCATTCCGACGTCTCCGTCTTCCAGGACTACACCCCCGAAACCGGCAGCCACACCAAGCCGCCCTTCATTCTGGGGCATGAGACCACTGGTTGGGTCGAAGAGGTAGGACCCGATGTCACGGGCTTCAAGAAGGGCGATGCCTACATCGTCTATGGTCCCACCGGATGCGGCCACTGCCCTCACTGCGTAGCCGGCCAGGAGAACTACTGCTCCAGCGCTGCAACCAATAAATCACTGGCCCTGGGTCTGGGTCGCGACGGCGGCATGGCCGAATACATGACCGTCCCAGCCCGCAACCTGGTGCCCCTGGGCGATGCGGATCCTATCGGCGCAGCACCCCTGGCTGACGCTGCGCTGACCCCATACCACGCCATCAGGGCTGCCATGCCCCACCTGAACGGCGGCGGAAAGTACGCTCTGGTCATTGGCCTGGGTGGACTTGGCCAGATCGCCATTCAGATTCTTCACGCCCTGACCGGCGCCACCGTGATCGCCACCGATACCAAGCCAGAGGCCCTGGCCAAGGCTGAGGCCAAGGGTGCCATCCCCGTGGTCAGCGACGAGCATCAGGTGGAGAACATCAGGAAGATCACCCACGGGGAGGGCGTGGACGCCGCCTTCGATTTCGTGGGTGTGGCCCCGACCATTGCTGCCGCACAGGCTTCGGGCGGCCCGGGATCCCGGGTGACCGTGGTCGGCATCGCCGGCGGCAAGGCGGAATACGACTGGTACTCCAAGCCCTGGGAGCAGGAGCTGCTTGGTGTTTACTGGGGTTCCATCCCTGAGCTCTACGATGTGGCCAACATGTATCGCAACGGCCAGATCGAGACCGAGATCGAAACCTACTCACTGGATAATGCCCTGGATGCCTACCACAAGCTGGTCGACAACAAGCTCTCGGCCAGGGCTGTTATAGTGCCCCACACCAAGGCCTGA
- a CDS encoding sensor histidine kinase, with the protein MKVAALVLGLVALALAIGLIMLIVDLKRISDDLDFINHADTNALVTTGSNIGLIRTLADRINAVLNKTRRLQITQAEQNKQVRQMLTNLTHDIKTPLTVARGYAQLLKEGSADQEQLGKILNNLQSVDHYLHYLMDFNLIQEKSVSLDLTRVNLSALVQQELFNAFDSLTARSVTVEPRIQTGVEITTDQIMMSRIIQNLIGNWLKYAEESAWVDLHKSEDGRIHLDFGNKTTGEAVDVDRLMERFQTDDQSRTKIRSTGLGLSIVDSLVDSLGGSMRLESTDGIFLVHLLLGDALQSKEL; encoded by the coding sequence GTGAAGGTGGCCGCACTTGTTTTGGGTCTTGTCGCCCTCGCCCTGGCGATTGGCCTGATAATGCTGATTGTCGACCTCAAACGGATCAGTGACGATCTGGACTTCATCAACCATGCCGACACTAACGCCTTGGTAACCACTGGGTCCAATATCGGGCTCATCCGCACTCTGGCGGATAGGATAAATGCCGTTCTGAACAAGACCAGGCGGCTGCAGATCACCCAGGCTGAGCAGAACAAGCAAGTCCGGCAGATGCTGACCAACCTAACCCATGACATCAAGACCCCGCTGACCGTGGCCAGGGGATACGCCCAGCTGCTCAAGGAGGGATCGGCTGATCAGGAGCAATTGGGTAAGATCCTCAACAACCTGCAATCGGTGGATCACTATCTGCATTACCTGATGGATTTCAATCTGATACAGGAGAAGAGCGTGAGCCTGGATCTGACCAGGGTGAACCTATCGGCATTGGTTCAGCAGGAGCTCTTCAATGCCTTCGATTCTCTGACCGCGCGGTCCGTCACGGTGGAGCCCAGAATTCAAACTGGTGTGGAAATTACGACGGATCAGATCATGATGAGTCGAATAATTCAGAACCTGATTGGCAACTGGCTCAAGTATGCGGAGGAATCAGCCTGGGTGGACCTGCACAAGAGTGAAGATGGACGAATTCATTTGGACTTCGGCAACAAAACTACGGGCGAAGCAGTCGATGTGGACAGGCTCATGGAACGGTTCCAGACCGATGACCAATCACGGACCAAGATCAGAAGCACAGGTCTGGGTCTGAGCATCGTTGATTCCCTGGTGGATTCGCTGGGCGGCTCCATGAGGCTGGAATCTACCGACGGTATTTTCCTGGTCCACTTGTTGTTGGGTGATGCTCTGCAATCGAAGGAACTGTAA